The DNA sequence ACGCTGCGCGGGCGTGATTCGGTGTTCGTACGTGTACGCCGCATCGGGTACACGCCGCTCGATCGCTGGGTGCGGCTGCCCGCCCCGGACAGCATCGAGTTCACGCTGGGACGCGTGGTGCTGCAACTCGAGTCGGTGGAGGTCGTCGGCGCGCGGGACACACCGCTGGCCACGCGCGGGTTCTATGACCGGATGGAGCGCGTGCGGCGCGGCGCGACGGTCGGGCACTTCATCACGCCCGAGGAGCTCGAGCTGCAGCTTCCGATGAATCTCTCGCAGGCGCTGCGCAGCGCACGCTATGTGAACATCAATCGCGTGGGACCGGGCCGCGACGTGCTGCTCGGCCGCGGTGGCTGCCCGATGAACATCGTCGTCGACGGAATGCTGGTGCAGGGTACCGCGCAGGACGAGGTGGTGGAACAGGTGCCGACGTCCATCAACCGCTCCGGCACGTACCGGCCGCCGACCATGGGACGGGGCGGCAACCTCGACATCAATGGGTTGGTCGGCGGCAACGAGATGGCGGCCATCGAGATCTATCCGAGCGTTGCGAACGCACCGGCGGAGCTGCAGGCCGCCGTAAGCTCAGGCCGCGGGACCTGCGGCATCGTCGCCATCTGGACGGGCGGTCGGCGTTAGCTGACCCGACTGGTCTTCCGCTTCAGGAAGTCCATGAGGATGAACTGCCCCAGCGACATCGTGTTCGTGAAGTACGCCCGCCCGCGCGTGATCGCGCTCACCATCTTCACGAACTCGACCAGCGCGCGGTCCCGCGCCAGCATGAACGTGTTCACGGGAATCCCGCTCTTTCGGCAGGCCGCCACTTCCTGCAGCGTCTCCTGCAACACGTAGGCGTCCAACCCCATCGAATTCTTGTAGATGCGGCCGTCCGGCATCGTCAGCGCGCTGGGCTTGCCGTCGGTGATCATGATGATCTGGCGCATGTCCTTCTTCTGCGCCATCAGGATGCGCCGCGCGAGCTTGAGACCTTCCGCCGTGTTCGTGTGATACGGCCCCACCTGCGCCTTGGCCAGCGCGCCGATGGGAATCTCTTCCGCCGAGTCGTGGAACAGGATCGTCTTGATGGAATCACCCGGGAACTGCGTCGCGATCAGGTGCGTCAGCGCCAGCGCCACCTTCTTGGCCGGCGTGAAGCGGTCTTCGCCGTAGAGGATCATCGAGTGCGAGCAGTCGAGCATCAGCACGGTCGCGCAGCTCGAGCGGTACTCGCTCTGCCGCACCATCAGGTCCGAATAGTCGAGGTCCATCGGCACGTCGAGCGAGCCGGTGCGGAGCATCGCGGCCTTGAGCGTCTCGTTGACGTCGAGGTTCAGCACGTCGCCGAACTCATAGGGCTTGCTGCCCGCATCGGCCTCGATGCCCGTCGCCAAATACGGCGTGTCGTGCGAGCCGAAGTTGCTCTTGCCGATGCCACCCAGGATGCCGCGCAGCGCCTTGTAGCCTAGGAAATCGATGCCCTTCGAGGTAAGATCGAACTGCACGTCCTGCGCTGCGGCCTTCGCCAAGCCTCCGGGCCCGAACACGCTTTGGTGCCCCGCGGGCGCCTGGGGCGGCTGCTCGGCCTTCAGGAAGCCCTCGGCCATCAAACGCTGCACGATGTCGTCGAGCAGCTTGGCGAGCTTGTCCTCGGAGATGTCGTCGCCATCGCCGCGCAGCGCCTCGAGCATCTCCGGCGTGAACTGGCCGCTTTGGATCAGCGCGTCGAGGATGGCTTGCTTGAGCGCGTCGAGGGAGCGGTCGCCACCCGGTTCCTCGTCTTCGAAGCCCCAAGGGTTGGCTGGTCCGCCGCCGGCGAATCCCGATTGGAGGAGGAAGTCCGCGAGCTTGTCCAGCAATGCCTGCAGGTCCACGGCATCCGCGGACTCGGGGCTGAACTTCTTGTAGGTATGGAAACGCACGCGAACCTCTCCAGCCGGGGCTACTGCATCAACACGAGAAGCGCGAGATAGGTGCCAGACGCGGCTCGTGGCAGCCGATGGAAGCTCGCTTCACGGCGGTGACCTGTTACGGGGGGCCGCATCCGGCGAGATTACGTCAGCAATGTCCGCCGCCACGTCCCTGAATCCGTTCCGGACCCTCGTCCGTTACCGGAACTTCCGCATCTTCTGGATCGGGCAGAGCGTCTCGCTCATTGGCAGCTGGATGCAGCAGATCGCGGTAGGCTGGCTGGCGCTCGAACTCTCGAACGATGCCTTCCTGGTCGGTGTCGTCGCCGCGGCGGGAACCTTCCCCATCCTCATCTTCTCGATGCCCGGCGGCCTCCTCGCCGACCGCGCCGACAAGCTGAAGATCATCCGCACGGCCCAGGCGCTGATGCTGCTCGAGGCCACGGCGCTGTGGTGGCTCGCGTGGACGGGGCACCTCACCATCGGTTGGCTCATCGCGCTGACCAGCATCGGTGGCCTGCTGGCCGCCTTCGAGATTCCCGCGCGCCAGGCCCTCTGGGTGCATCTGGTGGACCGGCACGACCTCCCCAAGGCCATCGGTCTCAACTCGATGGGCTTCAACCTCGCGCGGGTGCTGGGCCCGACGA is a window from the Pseudogemmatithrix spongiicola genome containing:
- a CDS encoding vWA domain-containing protein, translating into MRFHTYKKFSPESADAVDLQALLDKLADFLLQSGFAGGGPANPWGFEDEEPGGDRSLDALKQAILDALIQSGQFTPEMLEALRGDGDDISEDKLAKLLDDIVQRLMAEGFLKAEQPPQAPAGHQSVFGPGGLAKAAAQDVQFDLTSKGIDFLGYKALRGILGGIGKSNFGSHDTPYLATGIEADAGSKPYEFGDVLNLDVNETLKAAMLRTGSLDVPMDLDYSDLMVRQSEYRSSCATVLMLDCSHSMILYGEDRFTPAKKVALALTHLIATQFPGDSIKTILFHDSAEEIPIGALAKAQVGPYHTNTAEGLKLARRILMAQKKDMRQIIMITDGKPSALTMPDGRIYKNSMGLDAYVLQETLQEVAACRKSGIPVNTFMLARDRALVEFVKMVSAITRGRAYFTNTMSLGQFILMDFLKRKTSRVS